The Sphingobacterium lactis sequence AGCATGCCGGTGCGGCTGGAGGTTTCATCGACTACTATGGTTTCCCTTTCTGCAGGGGCCGGATATTGGACAAGCTCGAGAAAGACAATGGACAATATAATGATGCCATCGAGGTGTTCTGGGCAACCGGGGCTGCACTCTTCATCAAAGCTTCTGCATGGAACGAAGCGGAAGGTTTCGATGCCGATTTCTTTGCTCATTTTGAGGAAATCGACCTTTGTTGGCGACTCAAGAAAATGGGTTACAAGGTAGGTTATTGCCCCAATTCCTTGGTATATCATGTCGGTGGTGGCACCCTAAAAACCAGCAATCCCCACAAGACGTATTTGAATTTCCGGAATAACCTGGTGATGATGCAGAAGAACCTGCCCGTAGGATTGGGAATATGGAAAATCTTCCTCCGCTTGTGGTGGGATCTTTTCGCGCTGATCAAGTTTATGGTCGATGGTAAATTTGCGGATGCGTGGGCAGTCAGCCGAGGACATCAATATTTCTTCATGAATTTTTTCAAAAACGCAAGAAAAAGAAAATCCTATTCCGCCGTTGAAAACAAAAAGGGAAATTATAAGAAATCTATTATCTGGGATTATTACATGAATAAAATCCATAAATTCTCACAACTTAAAGACAAAAATTTCCATTCGTAAGACCCCTACTGAAGAAAGTTCCACAGGGCCAAATTTTATTGTTCTGCAAGACTTTGCGTTTTGCCTAAATAGTTGTTATAAATTACTCTAGGCATATAATATTTCGTATTTTCGTGGTCTATGTCAATAGCTATTCAAACGAAAATAGACGAATTAACAAAAGAGCTGAATACATACAACTACCAGTATTATGTTTTGGCTCAACCCGCTATATCCGATTACGATTTTGACCAAAAACTAAAGGAACTGGAAGCCTTGGAGGCGCAGTATCCTGAGTACCGCGACCCGAACTCCCCTACCCTGAAAGTTGGTGGTGACATTACCCAGAAATTCAACACCGTCCGCCATAAATGGCCGATGATGTCCTTGGGCAACACCTACAACGAACAGGAGCTAAAGGATTTTGACAATCGGGTCCGCAAGGTCATTGGTGATGACGTGCAATACGTGGCGGAGCTCAAGTTTGATGGGCTATCGATATCCATTACCTATGAGAATGGGAAGTTGGTTCGTGCGGTTACCCGTGGTGATGGCACGCAGGGCGATGAGGTCACGAATAATGTGAAGACCATCCGTAGCATTCCGCATCAATTGCGCAAGGGCTCCTTTCCGGATGTTTTTGAAATCCGTGGGGAGATCTTTATGCATAAATCCGCATTCTTACGCTTAAACAAAGAGCGTGAGGACAATGGCGACCAAACGTATGCAAACCCACGGAACTTTGCTTCCGGCACGATTAAGTTGCAGGATTCCTCGGAGGTTGCCAAGCGTCCATTGGATTGCTTCCTCTATTTTCTGTATTGCGAAAATCGTAATAAGCTATTCGAGAACCATTGGCATAGTATCGAAGAGGTGAAGTCATGGGGCTTCCCTGTTTGTGAACATACCAAGCTCTGCAACAACATTGACGAGGTGTTGGCTTTCATCCATTATTGGGATGATGCCCGCCACCAGTTGAGCTATGAGATCGATGGAATCGTGATAAAAGTAAATGATTATGGACAGCAGGAAGAACTTGGCTTTACGGCAAAGTCTCCACGCTGGGCCATTTCCTATAAATTCAAGGCAGAACGGGTCGAGACCATCCTGAAGAGCATTTCCTACCAGGTCGGTCGGACCGGAGCAGTAACTCCTGTTGCGAATCTGCAGCCTGTCCTATTGGCGGGCACCACGGTAAAGCGTGCGTCACTGCACAATGCCAATGAGATTGCTCGGTTGGATCTCCATGAAGGCGATACGGTTTATGTAGAAAAGGGAGGAGAGATCATCCCGAAGATCATTGCTGCCAATGTGGAAAAGCGTCCTGCCGGTGCAACGGCAATTGTCTATCCGACCCATTGTCCGGAATGTGGCACTGCACTGGTTCGCGAAGAAGGGGAAGCGGTACACTACTGTCCAAACCAAGATGGATGCAGGCCACAGATCGTGGGCAAACTGCAGCATTTCATTGGTCGTAAGATGATGGATGTACAGGGACTCGGTGATGAAACCATTGTGACTTTTTTCAAAATGGGGTTGATCAGTAAGATTTCCGACCTCTATACGTTAAAGGATCGGGAAGCTGAATTGGTTGGCATCGAGCGTTTTGGACAGAAGTCCATCGACAATATGTTAGCGGGGATTGAGCAGTCCAAGCAGAAGCCATTTGAGAAAGTGCTTTTTGCATTGGGCATTCGCCACATCGGGGAAACCGTTGCCAGAAAACTGGCGCAGCATTTCAAGAACCTGGAGGCCCTGAAGGCCGCCAGTCTGGAAGAAATCCTTTCCGTACCGGATGTCGGCTTCCGGATCGCAGAGAGCATCCACGATTACCTGAACGATGCGGAGCATTGGGAAGAATTGATGAAGCTGAAAGCGATGGGTCTTCAATTTGCAATTGAAGAAAAAGAAGTGGTATTGGCTGGCGACAGCCTATCGGGCAAGACTTTCCTTATTTCGGGCGTATTTGCGGAATATTCACGGGAGGAATTGACGGCATTGATCGAATCGCATGGCGGCCGGATGCTGAGCGGAATCTCCGCAAAGTTGAACTTCCTGGTTGCAGGTGATAAGATGGGTCCGTCAAAATTGGCGAAGGCGGAGAAGCTACAGGTTCCGATTATTTCGGAGAGCGAGCTCCTGTCCATGATAAACAAATAAAGAACACACGTAATTAAAACAGAATATAATGAACGAGCTTCAAGGTGCTGGCGTTGCTTTGGTAACTCCATTCAATGCAGATGGCACAGTAGATTATGACACATTGGGAAGATTAATTGATTACCAAATTGAAGGTGGCATGGATTACCTGGTTTCCTTGGGAACAACGGGTGAGACCGCTACCCTATCGGCTGCTGAGCGAAAGCAGGTTTGGGCATTTACTTCGAAGCATGTCAATAAGCGTGTACCTTTGGTTGCAGGAATCGGTGGCAACCATACCCAGGAGATCGTGGAGCAGATCAAGGCATTTGATGTCTTGGATTATGTGGCTATCCTGAGTGTATCCCCTTATTACAACAAGCCTACACAGGAAGGTATCTACCAACATTACAAGGCCATTGCGGAAGCCTCCAAGCTACCTATCATCCTGTACAATGTACCAGGCCGTACAGGCAGCAATATTTTGCCGGCTACGACGATCCGCTTGGCGAAGGATTTTAAAAACATCGTAGCAACGAAAGAAGCATCGGGAAGCTTTGCTCAATTCAGCGAGATTTTACGGGACAAGCCTGAGGACTTCCTGTTGATTTCCGGAGATGACCCGATTACCCTACCGATGATGGCCATGGGTGCCGCTGGAATTATCTCTGTCGTGGCAAATGCCTATCCGAATAAGGTTTCCGCATTGTCGCACCTGTGCCAGGAAGGAAATTTTACCGAAGCACGATCCATCCATCTGGAGCTGCTCAAGGCTATTGACCTTTGCTTTATCGAAGGAAACCCTGCCGGTGTCAAGTATATCATGAAGCAGAAAGGATTGGGTGAAGACCATCTTCGCTTACCATTGGTTCCAGTCGGAAAAGCTACGCAGGATGCCATCAATGCCGAAATTCAGCTACTAGGCTAAAAATATCACAGGTTGACCTAACTAAGGGTCAACCTTTTTTTATAATTTTAGGTATTCTTTTTGCAGATAACACATAAATGAAATTATAAAAATGGAAAAATCTAACCAACCGCAGCAACCGAATAAATTCGCCTCAGGTGCGAAGAAGTTTTTTGGATGGTTCTTACTTGTGCTATTCTTGATCCTTGCAGGTGCATTCTACTGGAAATATTATTTTGTTTTCGGTGACGGCGTCAAGTCTGGCGTTTTGAATTACAGCGTAAAAAAGGGGAAACTCTTCAAAACCTACGAAGGTAAGCTAATCCAGGAAGGTATCCGTTCGCAAGCTGCCGGCGGTGGCATTTCCAACAACGAGTTTGAATTCTCCATTGAAAACGACTCCATCTACCAAATTTTGTCCTTAAATAGCGGAAAGGTATTTGATCTGCACTATAAAGAATACAATGGTGTGTTGCCGTGGCGTGGAAATACCCGATATGTGGTCGATCAGATCATTCAGATGCGGGATTCGAAAAACTCCTCATTCTAAAAATAATAATTTACATAACTAGCGCTTCAATGCCTTGTTTCTGAGCTGGAAATGGACATTGAAGCGCTTTTCTTTTGAAAAAAATTGCAAAATTAAATTTGGTATCCTATATTTGCGGGGTACTTCAATAGTAGTACATCTAATCAAACCCTTCCAAAAGAATGGTCTTGATTTATAAAGAAGTGGCGAGAGACTGGCTCAATGACCCACTGGCAACCTTCAATAGGATTGAAAAGGTGCCAAATCCTGTCCGAGGCAATAAGGCTTAGGAGCATATAAATGAAAATAGACTATGATTTCAAAATTGACTACTCTAGAATTTTCGTATACCGTTGGAAAACCGACGGGGACACCCTCTTTTCATACGGCTTGTTGTGGCGGTATGGCGCGAATGCGCTAGTCGTCGAGTAGGCTATGGTATGCAATGTGCATATCTTACACTGCTTTTTCCATGACGACCACCATCCCACAATACCGTTCATCCATCAATTTTTTAACAAGACTAATAATAGCATAACATGGCAGATAATAAAAACCTAAAATTCGAAACTTTACAAGTGCACGCAGGCCAGGAAGTTGATCCAACTACCGGTTCACGCGCATTGCCAATATACCAGACATCATCTTACGTTTTCGAGAATGCGGAACACGGCGCAAACCTGTTTGCACTGAAGCAATTCGGAAATATCTATACCCGGATCATGAATCCCACGACAGACGTTTTTGAGAAACGCATTGCTGCCCTTGAAGGTGGTGTTGCTGCTGTCGCAGTCGCTTCCGGTCAGGCTGCACAATTCATTGCCTTGACCAACATTTTGGAGGCGGGTGACAACTTCGTTTCCGGAGCCAATCTGTACGGTGGTACCTACAATCAATTCAAGGTATCCTTTAAGCGCCTTGGCATTGAAGCGCGATTTGCAGAAGATACGGATGCGGATAAGATCGAAGCGTTGATCGATGACAAGACCAAAGCAATCTATGTAGAAACGATCGGTAATCCGAGCTACAACATTCCAGATTTTGACCGGATTGCTTCCGTTGCAAAGAAACATGACCTGCCTTTGATCGTCGACAATACCTTCGGCGCGGGCGGTTACCTCTTCAAACCATTGGAGCATGGAGCCAATGTTGTCGTGGAGTCGGCAACGAAATGGATCGGTGGTCATGGTACCAGCATCGGTGGTGTGATCATCGACGGTGGAAACTACAACTGGGGCAACGGTAAATTCAAACAGTTCTCAGAACCTTCCGAAGGGTACCATGGCTTGGTATTCTCGGATGTATTCGGCGAGAATGGTCCTTTCGGCAATATCCAATTCGCTATCCGTGCGCGGGTTGAAGGGCTTCGCGATTTTGGCCCTGCCCTATCGCCTTTTAACTCCTTCCTGTTGGTTCAGGGATTGGAAACCCTTTCCCTTCGTGTTCAGCGCCATGTCGACAACACGCTGGAGATTGCCCAATGGTTGGAAGCACATCCACAAGTGGAACAAGTGAGCTATCCTGGATTGAAAAGCCACCCATACCATCAGAATGCACAGAAATACCTGAAGAATGGTTACGGCGCAGTGCTTTCCTTCACCGTGAAAGGCGGTGTTGAAAAAGCCAATGAGTTTATCGATTCCTTGGAATTGATTTCCCATTTGGCGAATGTCGGAGATGCCAAATCCTTGATAATCCACCCTGCAGCTACCACGCACCAGCAATTGAGTGCCGAAGATCAGCGTAAAGCAGGCGTTGCGCCAGGACAGTTGCGCCTATCCGTAGGTATTGAACATATAGACGATATCAAAGCCGATTTGACACAGGCTTTTGAAAAGATAAAATAGGTTTTGCCCTTATAATTTTTGGAGGAAGATAGAAGAATGAGTGCAAAAACTTTTGAATATGCCGGTGAATTCACCCTGGAAAATGGCAAGACGCTGCCCCAGCTGCAGATTGCCTACCACTCCTATGGTGAAATGAACGCCGATAAATCCAATGTGATATGGGTCTGCCACGCATTGACAGCCAATTCGGATGTCTTCGATTGGTGGCCGGGACTTTTTGGTGAGGGTGAACTCTTCAACGATAAGGACTATTTTATAGTCTGCGCCAATGTCCTGGGTTCCCATTACGGAACAACCAATCCATTGTCGGTCAATCCGGAGACGAACACCCCTTATTATTTGGACTTTCCGGCCTTTACCATCCGCGATATTGTTGCGGCACACCAGCTATTGGCAGATCATTTGGGCGTAACTTCCATCAACACGCTAATTGGAGGTTCCCTTGGGGGCCAGCAATCCTTGGAATGGGCAGCCGCCAACACGATAAAAATCCATAATCTAATTGCTATCGGCACGAATGCTTTCTTTTCGCCATGGGGGATTGCATTCAACGAAAGCCAACGGTTAGCTATTGCAGCTGATGCCTCCTTTCAGGAGAAAAGAGCTGACGGGGGGCAAAATGGATTGAAAGCGGCCCGCAGTATGGCCTTGCTTTCCTACCGGACGTACAATGCCTACGGGACGACGCAGGTAGAATCGGATCCGGAGAAAACGGATGCTTACAAGGCATCCTCCTACCAGTCCTATCAAGGGGATAAACTGGTGAAGCGTTTCAATGCGTTCAGCTATTGGTACTTGACCAAAGCGATGGATAGCCATCACCTGGGCCGCGGGAGAGGCCAGGTGGAGCAGGTACTTGCAAACATCAAGGGGATTAACACCTTGGTGGTCGGCATCCCTTCGGATGTACTGTTCCCGCCGCAGGAACAGGAATTCATCGCACAGCATATTCCAAATGCGGAATACTACGAACTCCACTCTTTCTTTGGACATGATGGCTTCCTGATCGAAACGAAGACATTGACCGGCGTGATCGGGGACTTCCTGGAAAGACATAACACAAGCACAGAAAATCAATTAAATTTAATAAAGCAATAATGAGTAAGAAACTTACCATCGGGATGTTTGGATTTGGTGTGGTGGGACAAGGTTTATACGATATCATAAAAACAAAGAACCTCAACCTGGAAATAAAGAAATTTGTCATTAAGAATGCCGACAAGAAAAGGACACTCCCTGCAGAGCTGTTCACCACGGATCCCAACGCGATTCTGGACGATCCAGAAATCAATACCGTTGTGGAACTTATTGACGATGCCGAAGCGGCATTTGAGATCACTAAGCGAGCACTGACTTCCGGCAAGAATGTGGTTTCCGCGAACAAGAAAATGATTGCGACGCACCTGGAGGAGCTCATCAACATCCAGAACCAACACGGTACATCCCTATTGTACGAAGGTGCGGTATGCGGCAGTATTCCGATCATCCGTAACCTGGAGGAATACTACGATAACGAACTCCTGCATTCGGTAAGCGGCATTTTCAACGGTTCTTCCAACTATATCCTTTCCAAGATCTTCAACGAGAACCAGAACTATGATGTCGCATTGAAGAAAGCTCAGGATCTAGGTTTTGCCGAAACTGATCCAACGTTGGACGTGGGTGGATTCGATCCGAAATTCAAACTGGCCATCGTAGCTTCCCATGCTTATGGCATTTATATCAACCCAGATGAGATATTGAACCTCGGTATCGACAAATTGGGCAATGCGGATATCCGTTATGCGCGCGAGAAGAACTTTAAGATCAAATTGATCCCTTTGGCGAAGGAAATCGAGAACCACCGCGTGGTACTATATGTCCTTCCTAAATTTATCGGCAAGGATCACATCTTGGCGAATGTTGAAAATGAGTACAATGGTGTATTGGTAAAAGCGGCCTTTGCGGATGAGCAATTCTTCCTGGGCAAGGGTGCCGGCGGCCATCCAACCGGATCTGCTGTACTTTCCGATATCACGGCCCTTCGCTACGATTATAAATACGAATATAAGAAGCACCTGGAAAGCCAGCAGGTGACCTATTCAACAGATTACACCTTTAAGGTGTATTTCAGATATGAAGATGAAGACGTATTGGAAAACATCCAATTCAGCAGCATCTCGGAACGCTTCTACAGTGATGACCACAAATATGTGATCGGTACGATCAATCTTCAGGAAATCATTGACAAGCGTGATCTTATCCATCAGGACGGAAACTTCCTGGCGGAAATCTTGTAATTCCATTTTAAATTATATTCTCAACACCCCTGCAGGTTGCAAAATAAGAGAAGCTATCACCAGTAGCTATATCTTATCACCAACTTGATCAGGGGTGTTTATTTTTTTCAGACTAGAACAATCTCATACTTTTTTCTTCAAACGCGCTATTTTGATCACAGCAATGTAAAGAACCTATTACAAATCGGTAATGCGTATAAAATTGGTTTATTTATTGTTAAAAAGTTTGTATAAAACAAATATTAGGGTTATATTCCTAGTATCGAATTTTAATAAACTTAAAAATCAAATTTGTTATGAGAAAGTGGAATGTGTTAGTATTACTAAATGCAGTATCTTTCGGTTTGTTCGCTGAGGACGCAACCGCAGCTAACACGAATGAGGGGTCTGCATTGCCGTATTTAATCATTGGTTTTGTAATTTTATCTGTAGCGGCATTTATGCTGTACAGTAGACAGAAAAGAAAGTTTAACGATTAAACACAAGTATACAAAAAGAAAGGCCTGATAAAATCAGGCCTTTCTTTTTGCTATTAATCTCTCTTCAGACCGAACTTCTCGATCTTACTGTATAAGTGACTTCGTTGGATATCCAAGTCATCAGCTGTTTTGGATACATTCCAATTGTTCTTCTCCAACTTATATTTGATGAACTCACATTCGGAGTAATCTTTAAAATCTTGGAACGAGGTAAATTGCTCCATATCAAATCCAGGCTCTGTACTTCCGGTAAGTGATGTTGCCGTAGCAGGACCTCCCGGATTGGCAAAGGTCAACACATCATCTTCCGTGATCTTTTTATCACAAAGGATGATCAAACGCTCGATCATGTTGCGCAGTTCACGGATATTACCCGTCCATGGCAGATGTTGCAAAGCCTTCATCGCATCGGGTGTAAAAGCTTTTACAGGGATACTGTATTCCGCGCAGATTTCTTCACAGAACGCATTGGCCAACGTAGGAATATCATCCTTACGCTCAGCTAAGGAAGGCACATGGATAAGGATTACGCTAAGGCGGTGGTACAAGTCCATACGGAAGTTACCATCCTCAATCTCTTTCAATAGATCTTTGTTCGTTGCCGCAATCACGCGCACATTGACATCGATTTCCTTCTCTCCCCCAACGCGGGTAATTTTGTTTTCCTGCAACGCACGCAACACCTTTGCTTGGGCGGAAAGGCTCATATCACCGATCTCATCCAAGAATAGCGTACCGTTATTGGCTTGCTCAAATTTACCGATCCGTTGTTTCACAGCGGATGTAAAAGATCCTTTTTCATGGCCGAACAATTCCGATTCGATCAATTCCGAAGGAATAGCCGCACAGTTTACTTCCACTAAGGTGGATCCTGATCTGCTTGATTTCTCATGCAACCAACGTGCTACAAGTTCCTTACCTGCACCGTTTGCTCCGGTAATCAGCACACGTGCTTCGGTAGGTGCGACTTTATCGATGGTATCCTTGATCAAGGAGATTCCTGATGAATCACCCAAGATTTCCTTTGTTTTGGAAATCCGGCGTTTCAGCACCTTGGTTTCCTTAACTAAGGATCCTTTTTCCAGGGCATTGCGCACGGTGATAAGGAGTCGGTTCAGATCCAGGGGTTTCTCCAAAAAGTCGAATGCACCTTTACGGGCTGCTTCAACGGCCGTCTCAATGGTTCCGTGTCCGGAGATCATGATAAATGGAATATCCGTAAACTCCTTCGCGGCAGTCAGGACCTCCATACCGTCCATCTTGTTCATTTTGATATCGCAAAGGACAAGATCGATCTTTTCTTTCTGTAATATTTTTAACCCATCTTCTCCGTTATCGACGTCTAATACTTTATAATCTTCATATTCTAAAATATCGCGTAACGAACTACGGATGGGGCGTTCATCATCAATTATTAATACTGTTGTCATATATAAACCAATGTTTTATAGGCTTTAGCTAATGTTGTCATTTATTTTTAAAAAAGCAAACCTTATAAGCCGGGTTCTGTATCCCGAAGGACTTCTATCATTTATCTAGGTTTGCACTTGCGCACAAACTCCATCAACCTACCCATTGCAATTGCCCGAAGGCAGAAAACGAGCAGCTTTCTGATCTTGCAACCTATTTGGTCTTTCAACATACGAGGTTTACCGAAATACATGTCACCATGCAAGCCCGTGAGCTCTTACCTCACGTTTTCACCCTTACCCCGAAAGGCGGTATATTCTCTGTGGCACTTGCTGTCTGCACCGGAATGGTGCAGCCTTCCCGTTAGGAAGCGTATCGCTCTGTGTTGCCCGGACTTTCCTCTTCATTCCATAAA is a genomic window containing:
- a CDS encoding homoserine dehydrogenase — translated: MSKKLTIGMFGFGVVGQGLYDIIKTKNLNLEIKKFVIKNADKKRTLPAELFTTDPNAILDDPEINTVVELIDDAEAAFEITKRALTSGKNVVSANKKMIATHLEELINIQNQHGTSLLYEGAVCGSIPIIRNLEEYYDNELLHSVSGIFNGSSNYILSKIFNENQNYDVALKKAQDLGFAETDPTLDVGGFDPKFKLAIVASHAYGIYINPDEILNLGIDKLGNADIRYAREKNFKIKLIPLAKEIENHRVVLYVLPKFIGKDHILANVENEYNGVLVKAAFADEQFFLGKGAGGHPTGSAVLSDITALRYDYKYEYKKHLESQQVTYSTDYTFKVYFRYEDEDVLENIQFSSISERFYSDDHKYVIGTINLQEIIDKRDLIHQDGNFLAEIL
- a CDS encoding glycosyltransferase family 2 protein; translated protein: MSALPKVAVVILNWNGKYFLEKFLPSVFNSTYPNIEFIIGDNGSTDDSVQYVTDNFPMFKILRNTENLGFAGGYNEILKRVDADYYILLNSDVEVSEGWIEPVIAQMEKDPLLVACQPKIQAFHTKGEFEHAGAAGGFIDYYGFPFCRGRILDKLEKDNGQYNDAIEVFWATGAALFIKASAWNEAEGFDADFFAHFEEIDLCWRLKKMGYKVGYCPNSLVYHVGGGTLKTSNPHKTYLNFRNNLVMMQKNLPVGLGIWKIFLRLWWDLFALIKFMVDGKFADAWAVSRGHQYFFMNFFKNARKRKSYSAVENKKGNYKKSIIWDYYMNKIHKFSQLKDKNFHS
- a CDS encoding O-acetylhomoserine aminocarboxypropyltransferase/cysteine synthase family protein, which translates into the protein MADNKNLKFETLQVHAGQEVDPTTGSRALPIYQTSSYVFENAEHGANLFALKQFGNIYTRIMNPTTDVFEKRIAALEGGVAAVAVASGQAAQFIALTNILEAGDNFVSGANLYGGTYNQFKVSFKRLGIEARFAEDTDADKIEALIDDKTKAIYVETIGNPSYNIPDFDRIASVAKKHDLPLIVDNTFGAGGYLFKPLEHGANVVVESATKWIGGHGTSIGGVIIDGGNYNWGNGKFKQFSEPSEGYHGLVFSDVFGENGPFGNIQFAIRARVEGLRDFGPALSPFNSFLLVQGLETLSLRVQRHVDNTLEIAQWLEAHPQVEQVSYPGLKSHPYHQNAQKYLKNGYGAVLSFTVKGGVEKANEFIDSLELISHLANVGDAKSLIIHPAATTHQQLSAEDQRKAGVAPGQLRLSVGIEHIDDIKADLTQAFEKIK
- the dapA gene encoding 4-hydroxy-tetrahydrodipicolinate synthase, with the protein product MNELQGAGVALVTPFNADGTVDYDTLGRLIDYQIEGGMDYLVSLGTTGETATLSAAERKQVWAFTSKHVNKRVPLVAGIGGNHTQEIVEQIKAFDVLDYVAILSVSPYYNKPTQEGIYQHYKAIAEASKLPIILYNVPGRTGSNILPATTIRLAKDFKNIVATKEASGSFAQFSEILRDKPEDFLLISGDDPITLPMMAMGAAGIISVVANAYPNKVSALSHLCQEGNFTEARSIHLELLKAIDLCFIEGNPAGVKYIMKQKGLGEDHLRLPLVPVGKATQDAINAEIQLLG
- a CDS encoding homoserine O-acetyltransferase family protein encodes the protein MSAKTFEYAGEFTLENGKTLPQLQIAYHSYGEMNADKSNVIWVCHALTANSDVFDWWPGLFGEGELFNDKDYFIVCANVLGSHYGTTNPLSVNPETNTPYYLDFPAFTIRDIVAAHQLLADHLGVTSINTLIGGSLGGQQSLEWAAANTIKIHNLIAIGTNAFFSPWGIAFNESQRLAIAADASFQEKRADGGQNGLKAARSMALLSYRTYNAYGTTQVESDPEKTDAYKASSYQSYQGDKLVKRFNAFSYWYLTKAMDSHHLGRGRGQVEQVLANIKGINTLVVGIPSDVLFPPQEQEFIAQHIPNAEYYELHSFFGHDGFLIETKTLTGVIGDFLERHNTSTENQLNLIKQ
- a CDS encoding sigma-54-dependent transcriptional regulator — encoded protein: MTTVLIIDDERPIRSSLRDILEYEDYKVLDVDNGEDGLKILQKEKIDLVLCDIKMNKMDGMEVLTAAKEFTDIPFIMISGHGTIETAVEAARKGAFDFLEKPLDLNRLLITVRNALEKGSLVKETKVLKRRISKTKEILGDSSGISLIKDTIDKVAPTEARVLITGANGAGKELVARWLHEKSSRSGSTLVEVNCAAIPSELIESELFGHEKGSFTSAVKQRIGKFEQANNGTLFLDEIGDMSLSAQAKVLRALQENKITRVGGEKEIDVNVRVIAATNKDLLKEIEDGNFRMDLYHRLSVILIHVPSLAERKDDIPTLANAFCEEICAEYSIPVKAFTPDAMKALQHLPWTGNIRELRNMIERLIILCDKKITEDDVLTFANPGGPATATSLTGSTEPGFDMEQFTSFQDFKDYSECEFIKYKLEKNNWNVSKTADDLDIQRSHLYSKIEKFGLKRD
- the ligA gene encoding NAD-dependent DNA ligase LigA, yielding MSIAIQTKIDELTKELNTYNYQYYVLAQPAISDYDFDQKLKELEALEAQYPEYRDPNSPTLKVGGDITQKFNTVRHKWPMMSLGNTYNEQELKDFDNRVRKVIGDDVQYVAELKFDGLSISITYENGKLVRAVTRGDGTQGDEVTNNVKTIRSIPHQLRKGSFPDVFEIRGEIFMHKSAFLRLNKEREDNGDQTYANPRNFASGTIKLQDSSEVAKRPLDCFLYFLYCENRNKLFENHWHSIEEVKSWGFPVCEHTKLCNNIDEVLAFIHYWDDARHQLSYEIDGIVIKVNDYGQQEELGFTAKSPRWAISYKFKAERVETILKSISYQVGRTGAVTPVANLQPVLLAGTTVKRASLHNANEIARLDLHEGDTVYVEKGGEIIPKIIAANVEKRPAGATAIVYPTHCPECGTALVREEGEAVHYCPNQDGCRPQIVGKLQHFIGRKMMDVQGLGDETIVTFFKMGLISKISDLYTLKDREAELVGIERFGQKSIDNMLAGIEQSKQKPFEKVLFALGIRHIGETVARKLAQHFKNLEALKAASLEEILSVPDVGFRIAESIHDYLNDAEHWEELMKLKAMGLQFAIEEKEVVLAGDSLSGKTFLISGVFAEYSREELTALIESHGGRMLSGISAKLNFLVAGDKMGPSKLAKAEKLQVPIISESELLSMINK